One window from the genome of Oceanisphaera sp. IT1-181 encodes:
- a CDS encoding autotransporter domain-containing protein, with protein MTFNKSVLAMAVAVAISAPVFAVDTNAGNIDLTGTGQVIIGGAGAQNINVAPSATADLFADQRPSDSNKGQHSSNALYFSKNSSLIEIKDANLDSMDFDLRDANSSDQKEEFLTEGKKSTFLINNVVAKQAFIETNGAHIGQDGDAAAIEIKNSNLTGYEFDIEPGDDPIPEIFVGHKELIVNNGGSIVTDNTDNLPDSYPTGGNAIDISSSTIDGLIINEDNWSNTENIQKSAEILSMTGSAISVRDSKWRGGVVNDNSLIEGNIAGIELINTDFDGAIINEDNGVISGSYGIALFTSGEKNTKYTGNIENSASIVGGRVGIGLSGNTAFNGTINNEGLIFGGSEGIHIADSVTGNITVNQRAGELSGSDTALRMNKVTRTNYTGGQINGNVENNGGTFYVEGNRTIAGDYVQTSGSTLAMGLHKETSLTANNFNLAEGSKVLIDLSRGDLYVQNGTKVELLKGNVTDTGVNYAVNSNLVKVATTERNVAGNLVLTFDRTSFTQLVADAIKTGKFNGLQANNVASMATVLQKLDTLAQTNPAIAKLLNSLDGSPESFTSLLPDVSGASVAGAMSAVSQSGSLVSVRATSLASGDMLDNGGMWVQGLVSKGDQDNRNGEAYDVKSNGFVLGADTKLDTGLVVGAAYSFINTDSTTQNSNTDSDYHMATAYASQAINQILLDGQAYYAWGDNDGRRNIGTTSNYDSSLYGARVGAGYQYDVAPATHLIPTLSLEASRLSVDGYTETGSIAALQIDSQNFNRLELGLNTELSKDYQLRNAMLTPSVNVGVFHDFEGKAQNSTVAFAAAPAETFKVTGSKPEKTRYVTGVGLDIVSNELLTVSAEYNYNWNNDGFDANSGALKFRWDF; from the coding sequence ATGACGTTTAATAAATCTGTTTTGGCAATGGCCGTGGCCGTTGCTATTTCTGCACCTGTGTTTGCAGTTGATACTAACGCTGGCAACATCGACCTAACAGGTACAGGTCAGGTCATCATTGGCGGCGCAGGCGCACAAAATATTAACGTAGCTCCAAGTGCAACTGCAGATTTATTTGCTGATCAACGTCCAAGTGATAGCAACAAAGGTCAGCATTCTAGTAATGCTCTTTATTTCAGCAAAAATAGCTCTTTGATCGAAATTAAAGATGCTAACTTAGACAGCATGGATTTCGACCTGCGTGATGCTAACAGTTCAGACCAAAAAGAAGAATTTCTTACCGAAGGAAAGAAAAGTACTTTTTTAATCAATAATGTTGTCGCTAAGCAAGCTTTTATTGAAACAAATGGTGCCCATATTGGCCAAGACGGTGACGCCGCTGCTATCGAAATAAAAAACAGTAATTTAACTGGCTATGAGTTTGACATAGAGCCTGGCGATGACCCTATCCCAGAAATTTTTGTAGGCCACAAGGAACTCATAGTTAATAACGGCGGCTCTATCGTTACCGATAATACCGACAACCTTCCAGATTCATATCCTACCGGTGGCAACGCAATTGATATCAGCAGCAGCACCATAGATGGTCTGATTATTAACGAAGACAACTGGAGCAATACCGAGAATATACAAAAATCAGCTGAAATTCTCTCAATGACCGGATCAGCCATTTCAGTAAGAGACAGTAAATGGCGTGGTGGTGTGGTCAACGATAACTCTTTGATTGAAGGCAACATAGCGGGTATCGAACTTATCAACACAGACTTCGATGGTGCTATTATCAACGAAGATAATGGTGTTATTTCTGGCTCATACGGCATTGCTTTATTCACATCGGGTGAAAAAAATACTAAGTACACTGGAAATATTGAAAACTCAGCCTCTATCGTCGGCGGAAGAGTGGGCATAGGCCTCAGTGGTAATACAGCGTTCAATGGTACTATTAACAACGAAGGTTTGATTTTTGGTGGGAGCGAAGGTATCCATATTGCCGATAGCGTAACTGGCAATATCACCGTTAATCAGCGGGCAGGCGAATTATCCGGCAGTGATACTGCACTGCGTATGAACAAGGTCACTCGAACTAACTATACCGGCGGCCAGATCAACGGCAATGTTGAAAATAATGGCGGTACTTTCTACGTAGAAGGTAACCGTACTATTGCTGGTGATTACGTTCAAACTTCAGGCTCTACTTTAGCAATGGGCTTGCATAAAGAAACCAGTTTGACTGCTAATAACTTCAATTTAGCAGAAGGCAGCAAAGTATTAATTGATCTGAGCCGAGGCGATCTTTACGTGCAGAACGGCACTAAAGTTGAGCTGTTAAAAGGTAACGTTACTGATACCGGTGTTAACTACGCTGTTAACTCTAACTTAGTAAAAGTAGCTACTACCGAGCGCAACGTAGCCGGTAACTTAGTATTGACGTTTGACAGGACTTCTTTTACTCAGTTAGTAGCTGATGCTATCAAAACCGGTAAATTCAACGGCCTGCAAGCTAATAACGTGGCCAGTATGGCCACTGTATTGCAAAAACTTGATACTCTCGCTCAAACCAACCCAGCTATAGCCAAACTACTAAATAGCCTAGATGGTAGCCCTGAAAGCTTTACCTCTTTACTGCCAGACGTGTCTGGTGCAAGCGTAGCCGGTGCCATGAGTGCTGTAAGCCAATCTGGCTCACTGGTTTCTGTGCGCGCGACTAGCTTAGCATCCGGCGATATGCTGGATAACGGCGGCATGTGGGTTCAGGGCTTAGTGTCTAAAGGTGATCAAGATAACCGCAATGGTGAAGCTTACGACGTAAAGAGCAACGGTTTTGTGCTGGGTGCCGATACTAAACTCGATACCGGTTTAGTTGTAGGTGCGGCTTATAGCTTCATTAATACAGACAGCACCACTCAAAACAGCAATACCGACTCTGACTATCACATGGCCACCGCTTATGCGTCGCAAGCCATAAATCAAATATTATTAGACGGTCAGGCTTACTACGCTTGGGGTGACAACGATGGTCGTCGTAACATTGGCACCACCTCCAACTACGACAGCAGCCTGTACGGTGCGCGCGTAGGTGCCGGTTATCAGTATGACGTTGCTCCTGCTACTCACCTAATACCAACATTGTCTCTAGAAGCATCTCGCTTATCCGTAGATGGTTACACTGAAACCGGTTCTATTGCCGCGCTACAGATTGATAGCCAGAACTTTAACCGCTTAGAGTTAGGCTTAAACACCGAGTTGAGCAAAGACTATCAGTTACGTAATGCCATGCTGACGCCAAGCGTTAACGTCGGTGTATTCCATGACTTTGAAGGTAAAGCGCAAAACAGCACGGTAGCCTTTGCTGCTGCACCGGCTGAAACCTTTAAGGTTACCGGTTCTAAGCCAGAGAAAACGCGTTATGTAACCGGCGTGGGCCTAGACATTGTCAGCAATGAACTGCTGACCGTGAGTGCAGAGTATAACTACAACTGGAATAACGATGGCTTTGACGCCAACTCAGGCGCGCTGAAATTCCGTTGGGATTTCTAA
- a CDS encoding IS1595 family transposase: MKSTGFAKLKRQLTELLPRQRHELLILLQQPDSFPELIARLEELTASHPTCPHCRDGAPYKWGSMNGRQRYRCRACKKTFTSLTGTPLAGLRMAERWLEYAEQMMESTTLRKAAKKCQINLGTSFRWRHRFLQLVDYTKSSELGGIVEADETFIRESFKGKRDLSKRKPRRRGSDKKNIKWVKVMVLRDRNHNEADFVMKRFTLRKLERCLLPRLRSGAVLCSDGHLNYEALAAKHHLLHKPVNSSAGQRVREDIFHIQGVNAYHSRLKQWIMRFHGVATKYLHRYLGWFRWFEHTRKADAQTIDFIWQCAVQPRFQQLKRT, translated from the coding sequence ATGAAGAGTACAGGTTTCGCCAAACTTAAACGCCAACTGACTGAACTCCTGCCCCGGCAGCGGCATGAACTGCTGATACTGCTTCAGCAACCAGACTCGTTTCCCGAGCTCATTGCTCGACTAGAAGAACTCACCGCTTCACACCCAACATGCCCTCATTGCCGCGATGGAGCTCCCTATAAGTGGGGAAGCATGAATGGCAGACAGCGTTACCGCTGCCGGGCTTGCAAGAAGACATTTACCTCTCTGACCGGCACGCCACTTGCTGGGCTTCGAATGGCTGAGCGGTGGTTGGAATATGCGGAGCAGATGATGGAATCCACAACACTTCGCAAAGCCGCCAAAAAGTGTCAGATAAACTTAGGTACATCATTCAGGTGGCGACACCGCTTTCTGCAACTGGTTGATTATACTAAGTCTTCTGAGCTGGGCGGTATCGTCGAAGCCGATGAAACGTTTATACGTGAATCCTTCAAAGGCAAGCGGGATCTCAGTAAGAGAAAACCTCGCCGCCGTGGTAGCGATAAGAAAAACATTAAGTGGGTCAAAGTGATGGTACTGCGCGACCGCAACCACAACGAAGCCGACTTTGTAATGAAACGCTTTACGCTCAGAAAGCTGGAACGCTGCCTGCTGCCGCGATTACGGTCTGGCGCTGTGCTCTGTAGCGATGGCCATCTTAACTACGAGGCGTTGGCAGCCAAACATCACTTGCTTCACAAGCCGGTTAACAGCAGTGCCGGTCAGCGGGTACGTGAAGATATATTCCATATCCAGGGTGTGAATGCTTATCACAGTCGACTGAAGCAATGGATAATGCGTTTTCATGGTGTCGCCACCAAGTACCTTCACCGTTACCTTGGTTGGTTCAGGTGGTTTGAGCATACAAGGAAGGCTGATGCTCAAACCATTGATTTTATATGGCAATGTGCGGTTCAGCCGCGCTTTCAACAACTAAAGCGAACATAG
- a CDS encoding outer membrane protein assembly factor BamD → MAKQRRVWLTLTLALALAATGCSSTKKDSVPDEPPEVLYQDAQARLQSANYIRAAELLEAMDSRYPFGAYSNQVQLDLIYAYYKQDDSARALANIDRFIRLNPNHPSVDYAQYMRGLTNMAIDHNFFQELLNIDRTDRDPAYARQAFADFRQLLRQYPNSAYAADARLRMISLKNRLAQYDLAVAQFYMKRGAWLAAANRAKQVVESYPDTDTLQPALTIMANAYNTLGLTEMANNAKAVQRANFAGN, encoded by the coding sequence ATGGCTAAACAACGACGCGTATGGCTCACTTTGACCCTTGCCTTGGCATTAGCGGCCACTGGCTGCTCGAGCACTAAAAAAGATTCGGTGCCAGATGAGCCACCAGAAGTACTGTATCAAGACGCACAAGCTCGCTTACAGTCGGCCAATTACATTCGTGCCGCTGAGCTACTCGAAGCCATGGACTCCCGTTATCCGTTTGGGGCTTACTCTAATCAAGTGCAGCTGGATTTAATCTATGCATATTATAAGCAAGATGACTCGGCCCGCGCCTTGGCCAACATTGACCGCTTTATTCGCTTAAATCCTAACCATCCGAGCGTGGATTACGCGCAATATATGCGCGGCCTCACAAACATGGCCATCGATCATAATTTCTTCCAAGAACTGCTTAATATCGACCGTACCGACCGAGATCCGGCCTACGCTCGTCAAGCCTTTGCGGATTTTCGCCAATTGCTGCGCCAATACCCCAACAGCGCCTATGCGGCAGATGCGCGTTTACGCATGATCAGCCTTAAAAATCGTTTAGCTCAATACGATTTAGCGGTCGCCCAGTTTTACATGAAGCGCGGCGCTTGGTTAGCCGCCGCCAACCGCGCCAAACAGGTAGTCGAGTCTTACCCAGACACCGACACCTTGCAGCCAGCATTAACCATAATGGCTAACGCTTATAACACCCTCGGTTTAACCGAAATGGCCAACAACGCCAAAGCGGTGCAGCGAGCCAATTTCGCCGGCAATTAA
- the rluD gene encoding 23S rRNA pseudouridine(1911/1915/1917) synthase RluD: MSQQIELNGTVAEHQHGQRLDQTLAEMFTDYSRTRIKTWIQLDQVTVDGEVANTPRAKVTLGQQVQINAELEDDVRFDPEDIPLDIVYEDDDIMVINKPAGLVVHPGAGTPGGTMLNALLHYCPSIAEVPRAGIVHRLDKDTTGLMVVAKTIPAQTHLVTALQGREITREYEAVAIGHMTSGGTVDANIGRHPTQRILMAVVPSGKPARTHYRVMEKFRAHTRLRLRLESGRTHQIRVHMAHLQHPLVGDPTYGGRMKPPRSAEPELLAFLREFKRQALHAVLLRLEHPITGEMMEWQAPLPDDFVELIKLLKADTAAHPDELVWT, translated from the coding sequence ATGAGCCAGCAAATCGAATTAAACGGCACCGTCGCCGAACACCAACATGGTCAACGTTTAGATCAGACCTTGGCGGAAATGTTTACAGATTATTCTCGTACTCGGATCAAGACGTGGATCCAGTTGGATCAAGTAACAGTGGATGGCGAAGTCGCCAATACGCCCCGGGCTAAAGTGACCCTAGGTCAGCAAGTTCAGATCAATGCCGAACTTGAAGACGATGTGCGCTTTGACCCGGAAGATATCCCGTTAGACATCGTCTATGAAGACGATGACATCATGGTCATTAACAAACCTGCGGGTTTAGTGGTGCATCCTGGTGCGGGTACGCCCGGTGGCACCATGCTCAATGCCTTGTTGCATTATTGCCCAAGCATTGCCGAAGTGCCGCGCGCCGGCATAGTGCACCGCCTAGACAAAGACACCACCGGACTGATGGTGGTGGCGAAAACCATACCCGCGCAAACCCATCTGGTGACTGCGCTGCAGGGCCGAGAAATCACCCGTGAGTATGAGGCGGTTGCTATCGGCCACATGACCTCGGGCGGTACGGTAGACGCCAATATTGGTCGTCATCCTACGCAACGCATCCTAATGGCGGTGGTGCCGTCCGGTAAACCGGCCCGCACCCACTATCGAGTGATGGAAAAGTTTCGTGCCCATACTCGCCTACGCCTGCGCCTGGAAAGTGGCCGCACGCACCAAATTCGCGTACACATGGCGCACTTACAGCATCCGTTAGTTGGTGACCCGACTTACGGTGGTCGTATGAAGCCACCGCGTAGCGCCGAGCCTGAATTGCTGGCCTTTTTACGCGAGTTTAAACGCCAAGCCTTGCATGCGGTATTATTGCGCTTAGAGCACCCCATTACCGGCGAAATGATGGAGTGGCAGGCGCCATTACCTGATGATTTTGTAGAGCTGATTAAGCTGTTAAAAGCCGACACCGCCGCTCATCCGGATGAGTTGGTGTGGACCTAG
- the pgeF gene encoding peptidoglycan editing factor PgeF, which translates to MNVIQPHWPVPSNVRSAQTLRSGGVSAPPYTSLNLGTHVGDNLADVQRNRALLASHLDLSNAPVWLEQVHGTGVVTLPLSLDATATPVADAVLSRTPGQVCAIMTADCLPVLFCDTAGTVVAAAHAGWRGLANGVLEATLQAMNVAPATVMVWLGPAIGPSAFEVGGEVRAAFIAHSPLTAAAFVAHSDKDSDKWLADIYQLARLRLAAAGVTQCYGGGYCTYTDSERFFSYRREPKIGRQASLIWLE; encoded by the coding sequence ATGAACGTGATCCAGCCACACTGGCCGGTACCGTCCAATGTGCGCAGTGCGCAAACTCTGCGCAGCGGTGGCGTGAGTGCGCCACCTTATACCAGCTTAAATTTGGGCACCCACGTCGGCGATAACCTTGCCGATGTGCAGCGTAATAGAGCGCTGTTAGCGAGCCACTTAGATTTATCCAATGCGCCGGTGTGGTTAGAGCAAGTGCACGGCACGGGCGTGGTTACTTTGCCCTTGTCTTTGGATGCCACAGCCACGCCAGTAGCTGATGCCGTACTGAGTCGTACGCCAGGGCAGGTGTGCGCCATTATGACCGCCGATTGCTTGCCGGTATTATTTTGTGATACCGCTGGCACGGTAGTGGCGGCAGCTCACGCGGGCTGGCGTGGCTTAGCAAATGGCGTATTAGAAGCCACTTTGCAGGCTATGAATGTGGCTCCTGCCACCGTAATGGTGTGGCTAGGCCCTGCCATTGGCCCGAGCGCTTTTGAAGTAGGCGGCGAAGTGCGTGCTGCTTTTATCGCGCACTCGCCGCTGACCGCTGCGGCTTTTGTGGCGCATAGTGATAAAGATAGTGATAAGTGGCTGGCGGATATATATCAGCTGGCGCGTTTACGTTTGGCCGCCGCGGGCGTAACCCAGTGTTACGGCGGCGGCTATTGTACTTATACCGACTCTGAGCGTTTTTTCTCGTATCGACGCGAGCCAAAAATCGGCCGCCAAGCCAGCTTGATTTGGTTGGAGTGA